Proteins from a single region of Streptococcus oralis:
- a CDS encoding PTS mannose/fructose/sorbose/N-acetylgalactosamine transporter subunit IIC: protein MIQWWQILLLTLYSAYQICDELTIVSSAGSPVFAGFITGLIMGDVTTGLFIGGSLQLFVLGVGTFGGASRIDATSGAVLATAFSISQGIDTDLAITTIAVPVAALLTYFDVLGRMTTTFFAHRIDAAIERFDYKGIERNYLLGALPWALSRALPVFFALAFGGAFVQSVVDLVKEYQWVADGLTLAGRMLPGLGFAILLRYLPVKRNLHYLAMGFGLTAMLTVLYSYVTGLGGAVAGILGTLPADVAEKIGFANNFKGLSMIGVSIVGIFLAVVHFKNSQKVAVAAPSTPSESGEIEDDEF from the coding sequence ATGATACAATGGTGGCAAATTTTACTTCTCACTTTGTACTCAGCTTATCAAATCTGTGATGAGTTGACAATCGTTTCATCTGCAGGTTCCCCTGTATTCGCTGGTTTCATTACTGGTTTGATCATGGGAGATGTGACAACTGGTTTGTTTATCGGTGGTAGCTTGCAGTTGTTCGTTCTCGGGGTTGGTACCTTCGGTGGTGCCTCTCGTATCGACGCAACTTCTGGTGCGGTTCTTGCAACAGCATTCTCTATCTCTCAAGGTATTGATACAGATCTTGCGATTACAACAATCGCTGTACCAGTAGCAGCACTTTTGACATACTTCGACGTTCTTGGACGTATGACAACTACTTTCTTTGCACACCGTATTGATGCTGCGATTGAACGCTTTGACTACAAAGGTATCGAACGCAACTACCTACTTGGTGCGCTTCCATGGGCTCTTTCTCGTGCCCTTCCAGTATTCTTCGCTCTTGCTTTTGGTGGTGCTTTCGTACAATCAGTAGTAGACCTTGTTAAAGAATACCAATGGGTTGCAGATGGTTTGACTCTTGCAGGTCGTATGCTTCCAGGTCTTGGATTTGCAATCTTGCTTCGTTACCTTCCAGTTAAACGTAACCTTCACTACCTTGCAATGGGATTCGGTTTGACAGCTATGTTGACTGTTCTTTACTCATATGTAACAGGTCTTGGTGGCGCTGTTGCGGGTATCCTTGGTACTCTTCCTGCTGATGTTGCTGAAAAGATTGGCTTTGCTAACAACTTCAAAGGTTTGTCTATGATCGGTGTTTCTATCGTAGGTATCTTCCTTGCAGTTGTTCACTTTAAGAACAGCCAAAAAGTAGCTGTAGCAGCACCTTCTACACCATCAGAAAGTGGGGAAATCGAAGATGACGAATTCTAA
- a CDS encoding PTS system mannose/fructose/sorbose family transporter subunit IID encodes MTNSNYKLTKEDFNQINKRSLFTFQLGWNYERMQASGYLYMILPQLRKMYGDGTPELKEMMKVHTQFFNTSPFFHTIIAGFDLAMEEKDGVGSKDAVNGIKTGLMGPFAPLGDTIFGSLVPAIMGSIAATMAIAGQPWGIFLWIAVAVAYDIFRWKQLEFAYKEGVNLINNMQSTLTALIDAASVLGVFMMGALVATMINFDISYKLPIGEKMIDFQDILNSIFPRLLPAIFTAFIFWLLGKKGMNSTKAIGIIIVLAVGLSFIGKFLLGMGA; translated from the coding sequence ATGACGAATTCTAATTACAAACTTACAAAAGAAGATTTTAATCAAATCAACAAACGTAGCTTGTTTACTTTCCAATTAGGTTGGAACTACGAACGTATGCAAGCTTCTGGTTACCTTTACATGATCTTGCCTCAATTGCGTAAAATGTATGGGGATGGAACTCCTGAATTGAAAGAAATGATGAAAGTTCATACTCAATTCTTCAATACTTCTCCATTCTTCCACACAATTATCGCTGGTTTTGACCTTGCCATGGAAGAAAAAGATGGTGTAGGTTCAAAAGATGCCGTTAACGGTATCAAGACAGGTTTGATGGGACCATTTGCTCCTCTTGGAGACACAATCTTTGGTTCACTTGTACCTGCTATCATGGGATCTATCGCAGCAACTATGGCTATCGCTGGCCAACCATGGGGTATCTTCCTTTGGATCGCAGTTGCAGTTGCTTACGACATCTTCCGTTGGAAACAATTGGAATTTGCCTACAAAGAAGGGGTTAACCTTATCAACAACATGCAAAGTACTTTGACAGCTTTGATTGACGCTGCATCTGTACTTGGTGTCTTCATGATGGGTGCTCTTGTAGCAACAATGATCAACTTTGACATTTCTTACAAATTGCCAATCGGTGAAAAGATGATTGACTTCCAAGACATCTTGAACTCAATCTTCCCACGTTTGCTTCCAGCAATCTTTACTGCCTTTATCTTCTGGTTGCTTGGTAAGAAAGGTATGAACTCTACTAAAGCGATCGGTATCATTATCGTTCTTGCAGTAGGTCTTTCATTCATCGGTAAATTCTTGCTTGGAATGGGCGCATAA
- a CDS encoding SIS domain-containing protein, translating to MLNYTKEELLELGAEITTREIYQQPDVWKEAFEAYQAKREEIAAFLQGIADKHDYIKVILTGAGTSAYVGDTLVPYFKEVYDERKWNFNAIATTDIVANPETYLKKDVATVLVSFARSGNSPESVATVDLAKALVDDLYQVTITCAAEGKLALQAHGDERNLLLLQPAASNDAGFAMTSSFTSMMLTALLVFDPTEFAVKAERFEVVSSLARKILDNAEDVKELVDLDFNRVIYLGAGPFFGLAHEAQLKILELTAGQVATMYESPVGFRHGPKSLINEDTVVLVFGTTTDYTRKYDLDLVREVAGDQIARRVVLLSDQAFGLENVKEVALGCGGVLNDIYRVFPYIVYAQLFALLTSLKVENKPDTPSPTGTVNRVVQGVIIHEYQK from the coding sequence ATGCTAAATTACACAAAAGAAGAATTACTTGAACTGGGTGCAGAAATCACGACTCGTGAGATCTACCAACAGCCTGATGTATGGAAAGAGGCTTTTGAAGCCTATCAAGCAAAACGTGAAGAAATTGCAGCCTTCCTACAAGGAATCGCTGATAAGCATGACTATATCAAGGTCATCTTGACGGGTGCTGGTACTTCTGCTTATGTGGGAGATACCTTGGTGCCATATTTTAAGGAAGTCTATGACGAGCGCAAATGGAATTTCAATGCCATTGCGACAACTGATATTGTTGCCAATCCAGAAACTTATCTGAAAAAAGATGTGGCGACTGTCCTTGTTTCCTTTGCTCGTAGTGGGAATTCACCTGAAAGTGTGGCGACGGTTGATTTGGCTAAAGCCTTGGTTGATGACCTCTATCAAGTGACCATTACATGTGCTGCAGAAGGGAAATTGGCTCTTCAAGCCCATGGCGATGAGCGCAATCTTTTGCTCTTGCAACCAGCTGCTTCTAATGACGCTGGATTTGCCATGACTTCTAGCTTTACGTCTATGATGCTAACAGCTCTCTTGGTCTTTGATCCTACAGAATTTGCTGTGAAAGCTGAACGTTTTGAAGTTGTGTCTAGCCTTGCGCGTAAGATTCTAGACAATGCAGAAGATGTTAAAGAGCTTGTTGACCTAGACTTTAATCGTGTCATCTATTTGGGTGCAGGTCCTTTCTTCGGCCTTGCTCATGAAGCTCAGCTCAAGATTTTGGAATTAACAGCTGGTCAAGTGGCGACCATGTATGAAAGCCCAGTTGGCTTCCGTCACGGTCCAAAATCATTGATTAACGAAGATACAGTTGTTTTGGTATTTGGTACAACGACAGACTACACTCGCAAGTACGACTTGGACTTGGTTCGTGAAGTGGCTGGTGATCAGATTGCTCGTCGTGTCGTGCTCTTGAGTGATCAAGCCTTTGGTCTTGAAAATGTCAAAGAAGTAGCCCTTGGTTGTGGCGGTGTCTTGAACGATATTTACCGTGTCTTCCCTTACATCGTTTATGCCCAACTCTTTGCCCTATTGACTTCACTCAAGGTAGAAAATAAACCAGATACACCATCTCCTACTGGCACTGTAAACCGTGTGGTACAAGGTGTGATCATTCACGAATATCAAAAGTAA
- a CDS encoding PTS sugar transporter subunit IIA encodes MVKSLILVSHGRFCEELKGSTEMIMGPQDNIHAVALLPEDGPEEFTAKFEAAIEGLDDFLVFADLLGGTPCNVVSRLIMEGRDIELYAGMNLPMVIEFINASLTGADADYKSRAAESIVKVNDLLAGFDDDEDE; translated from the coding sequence ATGGTGAAATCGTTAATTTTGGTGAGTCATGGTCGTTTCTGTGAAGAACTTAAAGGTAGCACTGAAATGATTATGGGTCCACAAGACAACATTCATGCAGTGGCTCTTCTTCCAGAAGATGGTCCAGAAGAATTTACTGCAAAATTTGAAGCTGCTATCGAAGGATTGGATGATTTCCTAGTCTTTGCGGACCTTCTCGGTGGAACACCATGTAACGTGGTAAGCCGTTTGATTATGGAAGGTCGCGACATTGAACTCTATGCAGGGATGAATCTTCCAATGGTGATTGAATTTATCAATGCCAGCCTTACAGGTGCAGATGCGGACTACAAGAGCCGTGCTGCAGAAAGCATTGTGAAAGTCAATGATTTGTTAGCGGGCTTCGATGATGACGAAGATGAATAA
- a CDS encoding aldose epimerase family protein, whose amino-acid sequence MKAYTERVFGNHEGKDVLAYRFETDGGYQLEVMTYGATILRYVTPDKAGNFANVILGFDDFDSYVGNSPKHGASVGPVAGRIAGATFELNGQTYVLEVNNASNCNHSGSTGWDASLFELTEVSDHGLTLYTERTDGTGGFPGNLKIWISYHLEETGAYEVSYKVTTDQDTLVNPTNHSYFNLSGDFTQTVDRHVFQLNTEGIYPIAPDGVPAKTPDATRDVVKHIYNGALLKDIFAEEDEQIQLVSGLDHPFALPAGHDNAGFLYDQNSGRFLLFKTEAPCFVVYTANFVDESVIIGGQPMVQHNGVALEAQALPDAIHSNLKDQVILKAGETFTSKTRYELVVK is encoded by the coding sequence ATGAAAGCATACACAGAGCGTGTATTTGGAAATCATGAGGGCAAGGATGTCTTGGCCTATCGCTTTGAGACTGATGGTGGTTACCAGCTTGAAGTTATGACTTATGGTGCGACCATCTTGCGCTATGTCACACCTGACAAGGCTGGAAACTTTGCCAATGTGATCTTGGGCTTTGATGATTTTGATAGCTATGTAGGCAATAGTCCCAAGCATGGAGCAAGTGTAGGTCCTGTAGCGGGCCGTATTGCAGGTGCGACATTTGAGCTCAATGGGCAGACCTATGTTCTTGAAGTCAATAATGCTAGCAACTGTAACCACAGTGGTTCAACAGGTTGGGATGCGAGCTTATTTGAATTGACTGAGGTGAGCGACCATGGCTTGACCCTCTACACCGAGCGTACAGACGGGACAGGAGGATTTCCTGGCAATCTCAAGATCTGGATCAGCTACCACTTGGAAGAAACTGGTGCCTACGAAGTCAGCTATAAGGTGACGACAGATCAGGATACGCTTGTCAATCCGACAAATCATAGTTACTTCAACTTGTCTGGTGATTTCACGCAGACAGTTGACCGCCATGTCTTCCAGCTAAATACGGAGGGCATTTACCCAATCGCTCCAGACGGTGTTCCGGCTAAGACTCCAGATGCTACTCGTGATGTGGTGAAACACATCTACAATGGAGCTTTGTTGAAGGATATCTTTGCAGAGGAAGATGAGCAAATCCAGTTGGTATCTGGTTTGGATCACCCATTTGCTCTTCCTGCAGGTCATGACAATGCTGGTTTCCTTTATGACCAAAACTCAGGTCGTTTCCTGCTGTTCAAGACAGAGGCCCCTTGCTTTGTGGTCTACACAGCAAACTTTGTGGATGAGAGTGTCATCATCGGAGGCCAGCCAATGGTGCAACACAATGGGGTTGCCCTTGAAGCGCAGGCTTTACCAGATGCCATTCACAGCAACCTCAAAGACCAAGTCATTCTCAAAGCAGGGGAAACTTTCACCAGCAAAACTCGCTACGAGCTTGTTGTAAAATAA
- a CDS encoding glycoside hydrolase family 35 protein, with protein sequence MTRFKIEDDFYLDEKPFKILSGAIHYFRIPAEDWYHSLYNLKALGFNTVETYVAWNLHEPVEGEFDFEGARNLERFLQIAQDLGLYAIVRPSPFICAEWEFGGLPAWLLTKDMRIRSSDPAYIEAVARYYDQLLPRLVPRLLDNGGNILMMQVENEYGSYGEDKSYLRAIRKLMEDRGIDCPLFTSDGPWRATLKAGTLIEDDLFVTGNFGSKAPYNFSQMQEFFDEHGKKWPLMCMEFWDGWFNRWKEPIITRDPKELAEAVREVLEQGSINLYMFHGGTNFGFMNGCSARGTLDLPQVTSYDYDALLDEEGNPTAKYLAVKKMMATHFPEYPQLEPHYKESMEIGSIPLVEKVSLFETLDNLSSPTESLYPKAMEELGQSYGYLLYRTEASWDAEEERLRIIDGRDRAQLFVDGQWIATQYQTEIGEDIYCQGNREGFSEIDILVENMGRVNYGHKFLADTQRKGIRTGVCKDLHFMLNWKQYPLPLDNPEKIDFSKGWTEGQPAFYAFDFTVEEPKDTYLDLSEFGKGVAFVNGRHLGRFWNVGPTLSLYIPHSYLKEGDNRIIIFETEGEYKEEIHLTRKPTLKHIKGENL encoded by the coding sequence ATGACAAGATTTAAAATTGAGGACGATTTCTATTTAGACGAAAAACCGTTCAAGATTTTGTCCGGCGCCATTCATTATTTTAGGATTCCAGCAGAGGATTGGTATCATTCTCTCTATAACTTAAAGGCGCTTGGCTTTAATACAGTCGAGACCTATGTGGCTTGGAATTTACACGAACCTGTTGAAGGGGAGTTTGATTTTGAAGGTGCCAGAAATTTGGAGAGATTTCTTCAAATAGCACAAGATCTGGGTCTCTATGCCATTGTACGCCCGTCTCCATTTATCTGTGCAGAATGGGAATTTGGTGGCTTGCCGGCTTGGCTCTTGACCAAGGACATGCGAATTCGCTCGTCCGACCCAGCCTACATCGAGGCTGTTGCTCGCTATTATGACCAATTATTGCCAAGGCTTGTGCCTCGCTTGTTGGATAATGGCGGAAACATTCTTATGATGCAAGTCGAAAATGAATATGGCTCTTATGGAGAAGATAAGTCTTATCTACGAGCGATTCGGAAATTGATGGAAGACCGAGGGATTGATTGCCCACTCTTTACTTCAGATGGTCCTTGGAGGGCTACTCTGAAAGCCGGAACCTTGATCGAAGATGACCTCTTTGTGACAGGGAACTTCGGTTCTAAAGCTCCGTACAACTTTTCACAGATGCAGGAATTCTTTGATGAGCATGGCAAAAAATGGCCCCTCATGTGTATGGAATTCTGGGATGGTTGGTTCAACCGTTGGAAAGAACCCATCATCACTCGTGATCCAAAAGAATTGGCAGAGGCTGTTCGAGAGGTATTGGAGCAAGGCTCTATCAACCTTTACATGTTCCATGGTGGAACAAACTTTGGTTTCATGAATGGTTGCTCAGCTCGAGGAACTCTGGATTTGCCACAAGTCACATCTTACGACTATGATGCCCTTCTCGATGAAGAAGGAAATCCAACTGCTAAATACCTAGCAGTCAAGAAGATGATGGCAACACACTTCCCAGAGTATCCACAGTTGGAACCGCACTATAAGGAAAGCATGGAGATAGGGTCTATTCCACTAGTCGAAAAAGTTTCCTTGTTTGAAACCCTGGATAATCTCTCTAGTCCTACTGAAAGCCTCTATCCAAAAGCGATGGAAGAACTTGGTCAAAGTTATGGCTACCTTCTCTACCGCACTGAGGCAAGTTGGGATGCAGAAGAGGAACGTCTCCGTATCATCGATGGACGTGACCGAGCTCAACTCTTTGTAGATGGTCAATGGATTGCTACTCAATACCAGACAGAGATTGGTGAAGATATCTACTGTCAGGGAAATCGAGAAGGTTTTTCAGAGATTGACATCTTGGTCGAAAATATGGGGCGTGTTAACTACGGACATAAGTTCTTGGCAGATACGCAACGTAAAGGAATTCGTACAGGTGTCTGCAAGGATCTACACTTCATGTTAAATTGGAAACAATATCCACTTCCATTGGATAATCCTGAGAAAATTGATTTTTCAAAAGGATGGACAGAAGGACAACCGGCCTTTTACGCTTTCGACTTTACCGTTGAAGAGCCGAAGGATACCTACTTAGATTTATCTGAGTTTGGTAAGGGAGTTGCTTTTGTCAACGGGCGTCACCTAGGACGTTTCTGGAATGTCGGCCCGACCCTCTCACTTTATATCCCTCATAGTTATCTCAAGGAAGGTGATAACCGCATTATCATCTTTGAAACTGAAGGCGAATATAAAGAAGAGATTCATTTAACTCGTAAACCTACACTAAAACACATAAAGGGGGAAAACTTATGA
- the lacD gene encoding tagatose-bisphosphate aldolase, giving the protein MSKLQLSPNKEACLQKLSDENGIISALAFDQRGALKRLMAQYQTEEPTVAQMEELKVLVADELTKYASSMLLDPEYGLPATKALDPNAGLLLAYEKTGYDTTSTKRLPDCLDVWSAKRIKEQGADAVKFLLYYDVDSSDELNQEKQAYIERIGSECVAEDIPFFLEILAYDEKIADAGSAEYAKVKPHKVIGAMKVFSDPRFNIDVLKVEVPVNVKYVEGFGDGEIVHTREEAAAFFKAQDEATNLPYIYLSAGVSAKLFQETLVFAHESGANFNGVLCGRATWAGSVEAYIKDGEAAAREWLRTTGFENIDELNKVLQTTATSWTERVEA; this is encoded by the coding sequence ATGAGTAAATTACAATTAAGTCCTAATAAAGAAGCCTGCCTGCAAAAACTCTCTGATGAAAATGGAATCATCTCAGCTCTTGCCTTTGACCAACGTGGTGCTTTGAAACGCCTTATGGCTCAATACCAAACGGAAGAACCAACAGTTGCTCAAATGGAAGAACTTAAAGTCTTGGTTGCAGATGAATTGACAAAATACGCATCATCTATGCTCCTTGACCCTGAGTATGGTCTTCCAGCTACTAAAGCCCTTGATCCAAATGCTGGTCTTCTCCTTGCTTATGAGAAAACTGGTTACGATACAACAAGCACCAAACGTTTGCCTGACTGCTTGGATGTTTGGTCTGCAAAACGCATCAAGGAACAAGGCGCAGACGCTGTTAAGTTCTTGCTTTACTATGACGTAGACAGCTCTGACGAACTCAACCAAGAAAAACAAGCCTACATCGAACGTATCGGTTCTGAGTGTGTGGCGGAAGACATTCCATTCTTCCTTGAAATCTTGGCTTACGATGAAAAAATCGCTGACGCAGGTTCTGCAGAATACGCCAAAGTAAAACCACATAAAGTTATCGGTGCGATGAAGGTCTTCTCAGACCCACGTTTCAACATCGATGTCTTGAAAGTAGAAGTTCCAGTCAACGTTAAATATGTTGAAGGCTTTGGTGATGGTGAAATCGTTCATACACGTGAAGAAGCAGCAGCCTTCTTCAAAGCGCAAGATGAAGCGACTAACTTGCCATACATCTACTTGAGTGCAGGTGTGTCAGCTAAACTCTTCCAAGAAACACTTGTCTTTGCCCACGAATCAGGCGCAAACTTCAACGGCGTTCTTTGTGGCCGTGCTACATGGGCTGGATCCGTTGAAGCCTACATCAAAGACGGTGAGGCAGCAGCTCGTGAATGGCTTCGGACAACTGGATTTGAGAACATTGACGAACTTAACAAGGTTCTCCAAACCACAGCGACTTCATGGACTGAACGTGTAGAAGCATAA
- a CDS encoding PTS sugar transporter subunit IIB has product MTIVGCRIDGRLIHGQVANLWAGKLNVSRIMVVDDEVVNNDIEKSGLKLATPPGVKLSILPIEKAAANILAGKYDSQRLFIVARKPDRFLGLVEAGVPLETLNVGNMSQTPETRPITRSINVVDKDVEDFHKLAEKGVKLTAQMVPNDPVSDFLSLLK; this is encoded by the coding sequence ATGACAATTGTAGGATGCCGTATCGATGGACGTTTGATCCACGGTCAAGTAGCCAATCTTTGGGCAGGGAAACTAAACGTTTCGCGCATTATGGTTGTAGACGATGAAGTCGTTAACAACGATATTGAAAAGAGCGGCTTGAAACTTGCTACACCACCAGGTGTAAAACTTAGTATCTTGCCAATTGAGAAAGCGGCAGCAAATATCCTTGCTGGTAAATACGATAGCCAACGTCTCTTTATCGTTGCACGTAAACCAGACCGTTTCCTTGGTTTGGTTGAAGCAGGCGTTCCGCTTGAAACACTCAATGTCGGCAATATGTCTCAAACACCAGAAACTCGCCCTATCACACGTTCTATCAACGTGGTAGATAAGGATGTGGAAGACTTCCACAAACTGGCAGAAAAAGGTGTGAAACTCACTGCTCAAATGGTTCCAAACGATCCCGTATCAGACTTTTTGAGTTTATTAAAATAG